A genomic region of Halopelagius longus contains the following coding sequences:
- a CDS encoding LURP-one-related/scramblase family protein: MFDGRQYEVRQKFGISTKYRVYEDGEPILESKKKKLRLKEDFRFTDADTGEERFRVRADSVLDIAAAYDIVDSQTGERIGSVKRSAISFAKHEYALLGPDGETVAYIREDSVLKAILRRNVTTFLPFTYNVEGPSGESLGSIHESFSFRDKYRIDIADTTAVDPRLVVVGAVVVDAIEEN; the protein is encoded by the coding sequence ATGTTCGACGGGAGACAGTACGAGGTCAGACAGAAGTTCGGAATCAGCACGAAGTACCGCGTCTACGAGGACGGCGAGCCGATTCTCGAATCGAAGAAGAAGAAACTCCGCCTGAAGGAGGACTTCCGCTTTACCGACGCCGACACCGGCGAGGAACGCTTCCGCGTGAGAGCCGACAGCGTCCTCGACATCGCGGCCGCCTACGACATCGTGGACTCGCAGACGGGCGAGCGAATCGGGTCGGTGAAGCGAAGCGCCATCTCGTTTGCGAAACACGAGTACGCCCTCCTCGGCCCGGACGGGGAGACGGTGGCGTACATCCGAGAGGACAGCGTTCTGAAGGCCATCCTCCGCCGGAACGTGACGACGTTCCTCCCGTTCACCTACAACGTGGAGGGGCCCTCGGGCGAGTCGTTAGGCTCGATTCACGAGTCGTTCTCGTTCCGGGACAAGTACCGGATAGACATCGCGGACACGACGGCGGTAGACCCGCGACTCGTCGTCGTCGGCGCGGTGGTCGTCGACGCGATAGAGGAGAACTGA
- a CDS encoding site-2 protease family protein — protein sequence MNTLLWVLVGLLAYSFAAFFLRRRGLLPSSVRVQGPFTTIHTKRGRDLIDWIATPKRFWRAWSNIGVGAALVIMFGMFFFLLAQGILILRNPPAPSAVNQPQNFLVIPGVNDFLPLSVAPEIIFGLLVGLVVHEGGHGILCRVEDIDIESMGVFLFTVLPLGAFVEPDEESQRNADRGGRTRMFAAGVTNNFAVTIVAFALLFGPVIASIGVAPGMAVAGAYDGSPAAAGGISQGDRITAVAGTPVSNESSLDSALLNSDARSIQVELNGGESAADRETRTVTVERSLVVAGTVAGNPANLSLGGEPIRVQAVNGTPVYTQRGFSEAVGQDRFAELTTSRGTVTIPVGAYVTSVAANGPVADAGVPDAPFVVTAVNGTRVTSSTELGNVLDDIQPGQTVSVEVYKGGSFETYDVTLGENPRDGGGFLGVNLFGTSGLLLTDFGVQSYPAGTYVSLLGGDGGPDAASLSGGIADSPLGAVYVSLILPLASLVLGIPNFPGFTQNVYNFYAVSGPFGFLGTGVFLLANVCFWTAWINLQLGMFNCIPGYPLDGGRILRTSAEAVVARLPVEEPYPLVRTITTSVGVTMLLSLLVLIFGPTVLGG from the coding sequence ATGAACACGCTACTGTGGGTTCTCGTCGGCCTGCTGGCGTACTCGTTCGCCGCTTTCTTCCTCCGACGACGCGGTCTCCTGCCTTCCTCGGTCCGCGTACAGGGTCCGTTCACCACGATACACACGAAACGCGGTCGCGACCTCATCGACTGGATTGCGACGCCCAAGCGGTTCTGGCGGGCGTGGAGCAACATCGGCGTCGGCGCGGCCCTCGTCATCATGTTCGGGATGTTCTTCTTCCTGTTGGCGCAGGGCATCCTCATCCTCCGGAACCCGCCCGCGCCCTCCGCGGTCAACCAACCGCAGAACTTCCTCGTCATCCCCGGCGTCAACGACTTCCTGCCGCTTTCGGTCGCCCCGGAGATCATCTTCGGCCTCCTCGTCGGACTCGTCGTCCACGAGGGCGGTCACGGCATCCTCTGTCGCGTCGAGGACATCGACATCGAGTCGATGGGGGTGTTCCTCTTTACGGTGTTACCCCTCGGCGCGTTCGTCGAACCCGACGAGGAGAGCCAACGAAACGCCGACAGGGGCGGCCGAACCCGGATGTTCGCCGCGGGCGTGACGAACAACTTCGCCGTCACCATCGTCGCGTTCGCCCTGCTTTTCGGCCCGGTCATCGCCTCCATCGGCGTCGCGCCCGGGATGGCCGTCGCCGGGGCGTACGACGGGTCGCCGGCGGCCGCGGGCGGCATCTCGCAGGGCGACCGAATCACCGCCGTGGCGGGAACGCCCGTGAGCAACGAGAGTTCGCTCGACAGCGCGCTTCTGAACTCCGACGCGCGGTCGATTCAGGTGGAACTGAACGGCGGGGAGAGCGCCGCCGACCGCGAGACGCGGACCGTCACCGTCGAACGCTCGCTCGTGGTCGCGGGCACCGTCGCCGGTAACCCCGCGAACCTCTCTCTGGGCGGCGAGCCCATCCGGGTGCAGGCCGTCAACGGGACGCCGGTGTACACCCAGCGCGGCTTCTCCGAGGCGGTCGGTCAGGACCGATTCGCCGAGTTGACCACCTCCCGCGGGACGGTGACGATACCCGTCGGCGCGTACGTCACGTCCGTCGCCGCGAACGGCCCCGTCGCCGACGCCGGGGTGCCCGACGCGCCGTTCGTCGTCACCGCCGTGAACGGGACGCGCGTCACCTCGTCGACGGAGCTCGGAAACGTCTTAGACGACATCCAGCCGGGTCAGACGGTGTCCGTCGAGGTGTACAAGGGCGGGTCCTTCGAAACCTACGACGTGACGCTCGGGGAGAACCCCCGCGACGGCGGCGGCTTCCTCGGCGTGAACCTGTTCGGGACGAGCGGACTCCTCCTGACGGACTTCGGCGTCCAGTCGTACCCGGCGGGGACGTACGTCTCGCTTCTCGGCGGCGACGGCGGCCCCGACGCCGCGTCGCTGTCGGGCGGCATCGCGGACTCGCCGCTCGGCGCGGTGTACGTCTCGCTCATCCTGCCGCTGGCGTCGCTCGTCCTCGGCATCCCGAACTTCCCGGGCTTCACGCAGAACGTCTACAACTTCTACGCGGTGAGCGGCCCGTTCGGGTTCCTCGGAACCGGGGTGTTCCTCCTCGCGAACGTCTGCTTCTGGACGGCGTGGATAAACCTCCAGCTCGGCATGTTCAACTGCATCCCCGGCTATCCGCTCGACGGCGGCCGCATCCTGCGGACGAGCGCGGAAGCCGTCGTCGCCCGACTGCCGGTGGAGGAGCCGTACCCCCTCGTCAGAACCATCACCACGAGCGTCGGCGTGACGATGCTGCTGTCGCTTCTGGTGCTCATCTTCGGGCCGACGGTCCTCGGCGGGTAG
- a CDS encoding PadR family transcriptional regulator gives MRKSGPPKGLISYLVLELLEEKPRYGYEILKEITEISGGHWEPSYGSVYPILYKFEEKGWAKRVEREEESDRKYFELTETGEEELAEKRREAGGKAREFADIILGFYHVYVGFATDDRFELEPPEDGWRYDETFSSWIIEQLIRHHERDFGEFERIDATPEEFYDREGVEEGDE, from the coding sequence ATGCGGAAAAGCGGCCCGCCGAAAGGCCTCATCTCGTACTTAGTGCTGGAACTGCTGGAAGAGAAACCGCGGTACGGGTACGAGATACTCAAGGAGATCACGGAGATAAGCGGCGGTCACTGGGAACCGTCGTACGGGTCCGTCTACCCCATCCTCTACAAGTTCGAGGAGAAAGGCTGGGCCAAGCGGGTCGAACGCGAGGAGGAGTCCGACCGCAAGTACTTCGAACTCACCGAGACGGGCGAGGAGGAACTCGCGGAGAAACGCCGCGAGGCGGGCGGGAAAGCCCGCGAGTTCGCCGACATCATCCTCGGGTTCTACCACGTCTACGTCGGGTTCGCGACCGACGACCGGTTCGAGTTAGAACCCCCCGAGGACGGGTGGCGCTACGACGAGACGTTCAGTTCCTGGATAATCGAGCAGTTGATTCGCCACCACGAACGCGACTTCGGCGAGTTCGAGCGAATCGACGCCACGCCCGAGGAGTTCTACGACCGCGAGGGCGTCGAGGAAGGCGACGAGTAG
- a CDS encoding heme-binding protein, whose protein sequence is MPEAPPTDEGWFVLHDFRTVDWDAWRDAPAHERERAIEEGVAHLRTHEAVEDAEEGASAVFSVLGHKADLLVVHLRPTLDDLSRAERQFEQTALAAFTEQPTSYVSVTEVSGYVSQDYFEGNEDEIDAGLRNYIEGKLKPDIPEDQYVAFYPMSKRRGEEYNWYDLSFEERAEMMSDHGDTGREYAGKIKQVIASSVGFDDFEWGVTLFAEDPVEMKNIVYDMRFDDASSKYGEFGQFYVGRRFPPADLGAYLEGEAVPTAGNDSPHGEHGGAHGEAHGHAHGDSAHHGGEGGHHGHGGGSAHGDAPHGEDGDEESGDIRGELEDLNIYAGQPHGEDVYATVLYSEADTAELFEEVEGLRGNFEHYGTHVKTAVYEANERDRSAVVSIWDTASAAETAAGFLSELPGIVSRAGEESGFGTMGMFYTVKSDYREEFVEKFGTVGGLLEEMDGHRDTDLMVNVEDEDDMFIASQWDAREDAMAFFRSDEFRDTVQWGRDVLADRPRHVFLA, encoded by the coding sequence ATGCCAGAGGCCCCACCGACCGACGAGGGCTGGTTCGTCCTGCACGACTTCCGAACCGTCGACTGGGACGCGTGGCGCGACGCGCCCGCCCACGAACGGGAGCGCGCGATAGAGGAGGGCGTCGCACACCTCCGCACGCACGAGGCCGTCGAGGACGCCGAGGAGGGTGCCTCGGCCGTCTTCTCCGTCCTCGGCCACAAGGCGGACCTGCTCGTCGTCCACCTCCGACCGACGCTCGACGACCTCTCGCGCGCCGAACGCCAGTTCGAGCAGACGGCGCTTGCGGCGTTCACGGAGCAACCCACGTCGTACGTCTCCGTCACCGAGGTATCGGGCTACGTTTCTCAGGACTACTTCGAGGGGAACGAAGACGAGATAGACGCCGGCCTCCGCAACTACATCGAGGGGAAACTGAAGCCCGACATCCCCGAGGACCAGTACGTGGCGTTCTACCCGATGTCGAAGCGCCGCGGCGAGGAGTACAACTGGTACGACCTCTCCTTCGAGGAGCGTGCGGAGATGATGTCCGACCACGGCGACACCGGCCGCGAGTACGCCGGGAAGATAAAGCAGGTCATCGCCTCCTCCGTCGGGTTCGACGACTTCGAGTGGGGCGTCACCCTGTTCGCCGAGGACCCGGTGGAGATGAAGAACATCGTCTACGACATGCGGTTCGACGACGCCTCCTCGAAGTACGGCGAGTTCGGCCAGTTCTACGTCGGCCGCCGCTTCCCGCCCGCGGACCTCGGCGCGTACTTGGAGGGCGAGGCGGTTCCGACGGCCGGCAACGACTCCCCGCACGGCGAACACGGCGGCGCACACGGCGAAGCGCACGGTCACGCCCACGGCGACTCCGCGCACCACGGCGGTGAGGGCGGCCACCACGGCCACGGCGGCGGAAGCGCCCACGGCGACGCGCCGCACGGCGAAGACGGCGACGAGGAGTCCGGCGACATCCGCGGCGAACTCGAAGACCTGAACATCTACGCCGGACAGCCCCACGGCGAGGACGTGTACGCGACGGTCCTCTACTCGGAGGCCGACACCGCCGAACTGTTCGAGGAGGTAGAGGGCCTCCGCGGCAACTTCGAACACTACGGCACGCACGTCAAGACGGCGGTGTACGAGGCGAACGAACGCGACCGGAGCGCCGTCGTCAGCATCTGGGACACCGCGTCGGCCGCCGAGACGGCCGCCGGGTTCCTCTCGGAACTCCCCGGCATCGTCTCTCGCGCCGGCGAGGAGTCCGGATTCGGGACGATGGGGATGTTCTACACGGTCAAATCCGACTACCGCGAGGAGTTCGTCGAGAAGTTCGGCACCGTCGGCGGCCTGCTGGAGGAGATGGACGGCCACCGAGACACCGACCTGATGGTGAACGTCGAAGACGAAGACGACATGTTCATCGCCAGCCAGTGGGACGCCCGCGAGGACGCGATGGCGTTCTTCCGGTCCGACGAGTTCCGCGACACCGTCCAGTGGGGCCGGGACGTGTTGGCCGACCGACCCCGACACGTCTTCCTCGCCTGA
- a CDS encoding SHOCT domain-containing protein, with protein sequence MTALQNASEWFSEQAETLKENPALLGFVVALWITSLALFSGGNPVMVFLAVAPVLTAMGYGVDVLVQKMFGSDDDARNGGAEFRGDYETGDQSEYEAIDEARAIERLRDRYAAGKIDHDEFERRLERLVETESLADEASARREREYEY encoded by the coding sequence ATGACCGCCCTCCAAAACGCGAGCGAGTGGTTCTCCGAGCAGGCAGAGACGCTGAAAGAGAACCCGGCGCTGCTCGGGTTCGTCGTCGCTCTCTGGATTACGTCGCTGGCGTTGTTCTCCGGTGGGAACCCCGTAATGGTGTTTCTCGCCGTCGCGCCGGTGTTGACGGCGATGGGGTACGGCGTGGACGTACTCGTACAGAAGATGTTCGGGAGCGACGACGACGCCCGGAACGGGGGAGCGGAGTTCCGGGGCGACTACGAAACCGGCGACCAGAGCGAGTACGAGGCGATAGACGAGGCGCGCGCGATAGAACGCTTGCGCGACCGGTACGCCGCGGGGAAGATAGACCACGACGAGTTCGAACGCCGCCTCGAACGGTTGGTCGAGACGGAGTCGCTGGCCGACGAGGCGTCCGCGCGGCGCGAACGCGAGTACGAGTACTGA
- a CDS encoding GHMP family kinase ATP-binding protein, which produces MTERAYAPGSVTVVFVPQDDPEAGSLGVSFAVEDGVTATVEAAAETVVRLDGDRTDFEPVERLLSTLDVSAAVELDAAVPVGRGFGASGAATLATALAANEAFGLDRSRESSVRAAHRAEVAAGTGLGDVFVQDRGGVVWNTGDGVERAEPGGETVEYASYGGISTASVLGDEEAIAAVAAAGREALSSFDPDAPLPELFESAWRFADESGLPTDAVRDTVADVAAAGGAATMAMVGETVLAVGAPGVLPNRTRLTGAGAKLR; this is translated from the coding sequence GTGACTGAACGCGCGTACGCGCCCGGGAGCGTGACCGTCGTGTTCGTTCCGCAGGACGACCCCGAAGCGGGCTCTCTCGGCGTCAGTTTCGCCGTCGAGGACGGCGTGACCGCGACGGTCGAAGCCGCCGCAGAGACCGTCGTCCGCCTCGACGGCGACCGAACCGACTTCGAACCCGTCGAACGCCTCCTCTCGACGCTGGACGTGAGCGCCGCCGTCGAACTCGACGCCGCCGTCCCCGTCGGACGCGGGTTCGGTGCCAGCGGTGCCGCGACGCTCGCAACCGCCCTCGCGGCGAACGAGGCGTTCGGCCTCGACCGGTCGCGCGAGTCGTCGGTGCGGGCGGCCCACCGCGCCGAAGTCGCCGCGGGGACGGGCCTCGGCGACGTGTTCGTGCAGGACCGCGGCGGCGTCGTCTGGAACACCGGCGACGGCGTAGAGCGTGCGGAACCCGGCGGCGAGACCGTCGAGTACGCGTCGTACGGCGGTATCTCCACCGCGTCCGTCCTCGGCGACGAGGAGGCGATAGCCGCCGTCGCCGCCGCCGGTCGGGAAGCGCTCTCGTCGTTCGACCCCGACGCGCCCCTCCCGGAACTGTTCGAGTCGGCGTGGCGGTTCGCCGACGAGAGCGGGTTGCCCACCGACGCCGTGCGCGATACCGTCGCGGACGTCGCGGCGGCGGGCGGGGCGGCGACGATGGCGATGGTCGGCGAGACGGTGCTGGCCGTCGGCGCGCCGGGCGTCCTCCCGAACCGGACGCGACTCACGGGGGCGGGCGCGAAACTCCGCTAA
- a CDS encoding aldo/keto reductase — translation MNYRTLGDSDVEVSEVGFGAWVVGTDWWGDRSKDESIDLLHHAIEQGITYFDTGDVYGHGKSEEVVGEAIAEYRDEVTLATKVGYDFYNNPQAGHGELPKEMTGEWVRSATEKSLERLDTDHVELLQLHNANVDEVDEDVLETLDELREEGLVDAVGWALGPSIGWLAEGDMAITEEFDAVQLVWNLFEQEVGNHFLDTIEETGSSTSLIPRVPHSSGLLNEQVTPETGHDLDDHRGFRPDAWYETGWEKIETLRFLERDGERTMGQAAIAYLLSHDAVASVTPTFHTRADITEWAAASEVPKLSEEEMTRVADLYEDNFGIDRDDGMDELRSSVGGDDIDAAGIDKRPSSGPRSSAD, via the coding sequence ATGAACTACCGGACGCTGGGCGATTCGGACGTGGAGGTCAGCGAAGTCGGGTTCGGCGCGTGGGTCGTCGGCACCGACTGGTGGGGCGACCGCTCGAAGGACGAGTCCATCGACCTGCTTCACCACGCCATAGAGCAGGGCATCACCTACTTCGACACCGGCGACGTGTACGGCCACGGCAAAAGCGAAGAAGTCGTCGGCGAGGCCATCGCGGAGTACCGCGACGAGGTGACGCTGGCGACGAAGGTGGGCTACGACTTCTACAACAACCCGCAGGCGGGTCACGGCGAACTCCCCAAGGAGATGACCGGCGAGTGGGTTCGCTCGGCGACCGAGAAGAGCCTCGAACGCCTCGACACCGACCACGTCGAACTGCTCCAACTCCACAACGCGAACGTCGACGAGGTGGACGAGGACGTGCTTGAGACCCTCGACGAACTCCGCGAGGAGGGTCTCGTGGACGCCGTCGGGTGGGCGCTGGGGCCCTCCATCGGCTGGCTCGCCGAGGGCGACATGGCCATCACGGAGGAGTTCGACGCCGTGCAACTCGTCTGGAACCTCTTCGAGCAGGAGGTGGGCAACCACTTCCTCGACACCATCGAGGAGACGGGCTCCTCGACGAGTCTCATCCCGCGCGTGCCGCACTCCTCGGGCCTCCTGAACGAACAGGTGACGCCCGAGACGGGGCACGACTTGGACGACCACCGCGGGTTCCGCCCCGACGCGTGGTACGAGACGGGCTGGGAGAAGATAGAGACGCTCCGCTTCCTCGAACGCGACGGCGAGCGAACGATGGGACAGGCCGCCATCGCGTACCTCCTGAGCCACGACGCCGTCGCCAGCGTCACGCCGACGTTCCACACCCGAGCGGACATCACCGAGTGGGCCGCCGCCTCCGAGGTGCCGAAACTCTCCGAGGAGGAGATGACTCGCGTCGCCGACCTCTACGAGGACAACTTCGGCATCGACCGCGACGACGGGATGGACGAACTCCGCTCGTCGGTCGGCGGCGACGACATCGACGCCGCGGGCATCGACAAACGGCCCAGTTCGGGGCCGCGCAGTTCCGCCGACTGA
- a CDS encoding GH32 C-terminal domain-containing protein, producing the protein MDELPVRVAFLRADELTDEQRAAREWCERTVATVEDVALADLAPDDASLSRFDAAWWHRGEPLDPVREEAADCADAVSEFLAAGNGLLLTLRALSAVEPFGVDPVAPDAVGVETPPEPSGLLKKRTFDAHPLFEGFPLRELHTQPAEAARPFARYEGSLPASGDVLASTIRGEAFHVAQKAAFAWRVGQGDLYGVGSEVAFLPGREFEAAEAQRRLLRNALALLGGDARRRPRFTDRPDDAAGFEAVREELADDHRRPRYHLSAPAGWLNDPNGILQYDGTYHVFYQYNPGGPFHGTIHWGHATSEDLVHWEDRPVALSPDPDGPDRDGVWSGCAVVGDDGTPTLVYTGGRGRDQLPCLATTDDPTLETWEKHGENPILSAPTEDIDLLETDDWRAEFRDHNVWREGGTWYHLVGAGVEETGGAALLYRGPNLREWEYVGPLLVGDWEGHGVVWECPELLDFGEKQVLHVSNYSHVEYFLGTANLDDPSFEIEHRERLDYGDYYAPQSTRTDDGRVLAWGWAPEARDAEAQWHAGWSGLLTVPRKLSVEGGELRQRPARELAELRRRRAAEGDISLAPGDSRTLDLSGNAYELAFDARTESGATLELGLFESPAGNERTVVRYDGDELVVDRSESALDGVPETSEQRMPVEGDILSLRAFVDGSVLELFANERRCLTSRVYPTRADAEGASLSARGGSVRIDGLEAWELGAAFEARERGE; encoded by the coding sequence ATGGACGAACTCCCCGTCCGCGTCGCGTTCCTGCGCGCGGACGAACTCACGGACGAACAACGCGCCGCCCGCGAGTGGTGCGAACGGACGGTCGCAACCGTCGAGGACGTCGCACTCGCGGACCTCGCACCCGACGACGCGTCGCTCTCCCGGTTCGACGCCGCGTGGTGGCACCGAGGCGAACCGCTCGACCCGGTTCGGGAGGAGGCGGCCGACTGCGCCGACGCCGTCTCGGAGTTCCTCGCCGCCGGAAACGGTCTCCTTCTGACGCTCCGGGCCCTCTCCGCCGTCGAACCGTTCGGCGTCGACCCCGTCGCGCCGGACGCCGTCGGCGTCGAGACGCCGCCCGAACCGAGCGGACTCCTCAAGAAGCGCACGTTCGACGCCCACCCCCTGTTCGAGGGGTTCCCCCTCCGCGAACTCCACACCCAACCGGCGGAGGCGGCGCGGCCGTTCGCCCGGTACGAGGGGTCGCTCCCCGCCTCCGGCGACGTACTCGCCTCGACGATTCGCGGCGAGGCGTTCCACGTCGCGCAGAAGGCGGCGTTCGCGTGGCGCGTCGGCCAGGGAGACCTGTACGGCGTCGGATCGGAAGTCGCGTTCCTCCCCGGACGGGAGTTCGAGGCCGCGGAGGCGCAGCGACGACTCCTCCGCAACGCCCTCGCCCTCCTCGGCGGCGACGCGCGCCGCCGCCCGCGATTCACCGACAGACCCGACGACGCGGCGGGGTTCGAGGCGGTCCGCGAGGAACTCGCCGACGACCACCGCCGACCGCGCTACCACCTCTCGGCCCCCGCGGGGTGGCTGAACGACCCGAACGGAATTCTCCAGTACGACGGCACGTACCACGTCTTCTACCAGTACAACCCGGGCGGGCCGTTCCACGGCACCATCCACTGGGGACACGCGACGAGCGAGGATCTGGTCCATTGGGAGGACCGCCCCGTCGCCCTCTCGCCCGACCCGGACGGCCCGGACCGCGACGGCGTCTGGTCGGGGTGCGCCGTCGTGGGCGACGATGGGACGCCGACCCTCGTCTACACGGGCGGGCGCGGGCGCGACCAACTCCCCTGTCTGGCGACGACGGACGACCCCACGTTGGAGACGTGGGAGAAACACGGCGAGAACCCCATCCTCTCGGCCCCCACCGAGGACATCGACCTGCTCGAAACCGACGACTGGCGCGCGGAGTTCCGCGACCACAACGTCTGGCGCGAGGGCGGGACGTGGTACCACCTCGTCGGCGCGGGCGTCGAGGAGACGGGCGGGGCGGCCCTCCTCTACAGGGGACCGAACCTCCGCGAGTGGGAGTACGTCGGCCCCCTGTTGGTCGGCGACTGGGAGGGCCACGGCGTCGTCTGGGAGTGCCCCGAACTGCTCGACTTCGGCGAGAAACAGGTGCTGCACGTCTCGAACTACAGCCACGTCGAGTACTTCCTCGGCACCGCGAACCTCGACGACCCCTCCTTCGAGATAGAGCACCGCGAACGACTCGACTACGGCGACTACTACGCGCCGCAGTCGACGCGGACGGACGACGGCCGCGTCCTCGCGTGGGGGTGGGCCCCCGAGGCCCGCGACGCGGAGGCGCAGTGGCACGCCGGGTGGTCGGGGCTGTTGACCGTCCCGCGGAAACTCTCCGTCGAGGGCGGCGAACTCCGCCAGCGACCCGCGCGAGAACTGGCCGAACTCCGTCGCCGCCGCGCCGCGGAGGGGGATATCTCCCTCGCCCCCGGCGACTCGCGCACGCTCGATCTGTCGGGTAACGCCTACGAACTCGCGTTCGACGCGCGGACGGAATCGGGGGCGACGCTCGAACTCGGCCTGTTCGAGTCGCCCGCGGGTAACGAGCGAACCGTCGTCCGCTACGACGGCGACGAACTCGTCGTGGACCGCTCCGAGAGCGCTCTCGACGGCGTGCCCGAGACGAGCGAGCAACGGATGCCCGTCGAGGGCGACATCCTGTCGCTTCGGGCGTTCGTGGACGGCTCCGTCCTCGAACTGTTCGCGAACGAACGGCGGTGTCTCACCAGTCGCGTCTACCCGACGCGGGCGGACGCCGAGGGCGCGTCGCTCTCCGCGCGCGGCGGGTCGGTCCGAATCGACGGACTCGAGGCGTGGGAACTCGGCGCGGCGTTCGAGGCGCGGGAGCGCGGCGAGTAG
- a CDS encoding glycoside hydrolase family 68 protein, producing MDGNRGPDGPSDASRAAWTRDHASELRRDESNVAPVIYPADERVDDELHIWDTWFLRERGGEIAEIDGYRVIVALTASSDLLPGKRHDVATLRYFYSEDGENWETGGPVFEGEAFGSRQWAGSVLYDDGDVYCYYTAAGRAREKELSYSQRIALAEGGRLTVGDGVSIDGPWEHSILLEPDGELYETEAQYRGMTYTFRDPWFFEDPASGETYLLFEANTPVPEGSDACGGDPAQQEFNGSVGIAHSPTGDPTDFELRPPLLDAVCVNQELERPHLVVRRGRYYLFVSSHVHTFAPGLEGYDALYGFVADELRGDYEPLNGHGMVVTNPAGAPFQAYSWLAYDHGDELLATSFFNYHEYDRPTMDDVALLPEDEQRRRFGGTLAPTVRIELDGAETRVRGALDHGHLPLPREGLPEPWWTRAEGDDGDGGEY from the coding sequence ATGGACGGCAATCGAGGACCGGACGGTCCGTCGGACGCGTCGCGGGCGGCGTGGACGCGCGACCACGCGTCCGAACTCCGACGCGACGAGTCGAACGTCGCGCCGGTCATCTACCCGGCCGACGAACGGGTCGACGACGAACTCCACATCTGGGACACGTGGTTCCTCCGAGAGCGCGGCGGGGAAATCGCCGAAATCGACGGCTACCGGGTCATCGTCGCGCTGACGGCGTCCTCGGACCTGCTCCCCGGGAAACGCCACGACGTCGCCACCCTCCGCTACTTCTACTCCGAGGACGGGGAAAACTGGGAGACGGGCGGGCCGGTGTTCGAAGGCGAAGCGTTCGGCTCTCGGCAGTGGGCCGGGTCGGTGCTCTACGACGACGGCGACGTCTACTGCTACTACACCGCCGCCGGGCGCGCGAGGGAGAAGGAACTCTCGTACTCCCAGCGAATCGCTCTCGCGGAAGGCGGCCGGTTGACCGTCGGCGACGGAGTGTCCATCGACGGTCCGTGGGAACACTCCATCCTCCTCGAACCCGACGGCGAGTTGTACGAGACGGAGGCGCAGTACCGCGGGATGACGTACACGTTCCGCGACCCGTGGTTCTTCGAGGACCCCGCCTCCGGCGAGACGTACCTGCTGTTCGAGGCGAACACGCCCGTCCCCGAAGGGTCGGACGCCTGCGGCGGCGACCCCGCACAACAGGAGTTCAACGGGAGCGTCGGAATCGCCCACTCGCCGACGGGCGACCCGACGGACTTCGAACTCCGGCCGCCCCTGTTGGACGCCGTCTGCGTGAATCAGGAACTCGAACGCCCGCACCTCGTCGTCCGTCGGGGGCGGTACTACCTATTCGTCTCCAGTCACGTTCACACGTTCGCGCCCGGACTGGAGGGGTACGACGCCCTCTACGGCTTCGTCGCCGACGAGTTGCGCGGCGACTACGAACCGCTGAACGGCCACGGGATGGTCGTCACGAACCCGGCGGGCGCGCCGTTCCAAGCGTACTCGTGGCTGGCGTACGACCACGGCGACGAACTCCTCGCCACCTCCTTCTTCAACTACCACGAGTACGACCGGCCGACGATGGACGACGTGGCCCTCCTCCCGGAGGACGAACAGCGCCGGCGCTTCGGCGGCACCCTCGCGCCCACCGTCAGAATCGAACTCGACGGGGCAGAGACGCGCGTCCGCGGCGCACTCGACCACGGCCACCTGCCGCTTCCCCGCGAGGGACTGCCCGAACCGTGGTGGACGCGCGCCGAGGGCGACGACGGCGACGGCGGGGAGTACTGA